tgatcatttgtatcttttatagaaaaaaatttaaattactgataacaaaattttcattgtgaaattaatagttttaataatttataattaaaaaaataagttgtcaatgttcattcaaaacttttaccaaaaaattgttcaaagtaaattttgaaactaaaagatttatgtgtttatagtttaatttaaaacgatatatatatatatatatatcaatcttaataattaattaaattatactttttacttatataattttgtaatcatttgaatataagacttttaacagttttagtaatttatagtcgtttttcaaaattcaaaatataacatatacagaaaaatctaaattttttattatatggttattgtggttgtttaatttatttaatagtttaaaattaaacaaatatgatagaagatacactagtttttatcaaatcccttatatattatttgagaaacattgcaacattttttgtagccacgtgtcattactagaatgattcttagaatccttagagaaataagttggtccatctaaatatataataagctttttattaaaccacaataaatacattattaatgtgcttcattatttccttaaataagattacggaattgcctaatgtggctaaagtatatatgataattaatgattttgaataataaagatttgataaaaataagtgtgtattataattatatttgtttaattttaaacaatcatagtaaccatataataaaaattaaaaaaattatttatatattatattttgattattttgttaaaacgagtataaatcactaaaactgttaaaagtttcacattcaaattttgcaatctatgatttaaaaattttgttatgacatgatacaaataattaaaaaataatataagttaaaaatctcatttaataagtatcaaaaataaaagatatataaaatatgtatcattttaaattaaactatataccatataaaaatacataaatatcttaattttgaaatttactttgaacattttttgataaaaaatttgaaaaaaatattgacaacttaattttgtaaaatattataaattacttaagaAATTAATTCCACGGTGAAattaatttagactttttgctataacagatacaaatgataaaaaaaaaatatgagcaaaaagcatcatctaataaatattaatattaaaatataccatatatatgctactatcatttaaatttaattatatatcatatcaaatagaaaaaatattttttcgatttataaaatttatttatatgtttgcaccaatttaattatataagtagtagataatgactttttaattattcaatatatatttattatttcataatatattgtaaacatataatatataaaataatttatatatataatgttcatcccgcgcaaggcgcgggtcttaacctagtctttattattcaaaatcattaattgtcatatatactttagccatattaggtaattccgtaaattttatttaaggaaataatgaagtacattaataatgaatttattgttagtttaataaaaatgcttattatataattagatggaccaacatatttctctaatgatactaagaatcattctagtgatgacatgtggctacaaaaaaaagttgtaatgcttctcaaataatatataagggattttatATAGTAAGATTAAACCAAGATTAGAAGGGGGAAAATCAGGTATCCTTGTgtctcatttaaaaaataaaaaatctacacAATTAAAACactcaatctttttttttcccttctaatcttgttattcaaaaaaataattatatagtgttagatatttgttttaatagtataagattaaaaacaaagattagaagggaaaaaaaaaaggaaggtcAAAATCGAGAGAGGGGCGCACAAGGTTGGGGTGTGGTCTTAGATACGATAATCTTGTGGTGGTCGTAGGTGTTACATCTTGAGCCAAACACAcacgaaagagaaagagagagtattAGAGATTAGAGATGAAGACGACGACGCTTACCCAAAGCTCGAATCCCTAGGTATACATACTTTAAAAGCCACAAAACTCCCCCTGCAAAAAAGTTATCTCTCTCGTTTTCCGCAGCCTTTTCTTTTACTCCTGAATCTCGTGTTTTCATGGATCCACTCTTTCTCTTCCTCAAAGGTTTCCGATTCATTTTCTCATCTTGATTCGCGACGTTCTTGGTTTTAAATTTCACTAACGATTCAGTTATTGTAGTTGAGTCTCAGATTTGCAGCTAATTAATTGCGTTTGTCTCCTACGAAACACttgagatttatttatttatttatttattgcatAATTCATAAATTAAAAGCTGCAATGCCTTTGACTTATATGAACTGAAAGTGTTTATCTTTTTCCTTCCTGGTAAATAtttggtttatgtttttttgtttcttttctaggTAACATTTGACTGAGTGATAAAGGTTAattcttttgcaggttttggcTAATAAACAAAGCAGTTAAAATCGGTTGTGTCTCATTTTAAATTTCGATATGAACATAAGCAAGAAAGCAACGACGACCCCGTCAAGTGATCCAAAGCTAAAGCCAACAACTTTGAACCCTCATGCTGCTGAGTTTGTTCCCTTTACTCTACGCTCTACTAGTGCTACTACTACTACAAGCAACTTGGATGTTACGACACCAAGACTTTTAGCTTCCTCCAGCTCTGTTCTGGACCGGTCGGAGTCATCTGCATCGCGTCATTCAGATGAAGAAGCGCGCCAGTTCTGGAGTCACCAGCTTCCTGATGATATCACTCCAGATTTCAAGCTGATGACTACTCAAGATGACACTTCCTATGGTTCTGGGAGTTTGTCACTAGCTGGCTTGTCCTTGTATGACGCTGAGAACTTTCCTTCTCCTAgtggaggtggaggaggaggaggagggtttGTGTTTTCTGACCAACCACATGGGCATAACTTGTCGGACAAGAGTAGATATCCCATCTCCTCGTTCGGGGAAGATCAGAGTTTCAGTCCAAAGCCTTGGGATAAGCAGATTATGAGTGCTGAGAAGCAGCTTCTTGGTGGTAATGATGACAGGGAGAGAAGAAACCCTTTTGGTCGATTCATGGTTTCCGAGAATCCAAGTATAGGGGAAATGGAGGTGAACCCTGTGGAGTTTCTCGCTTCTCAGTTCCCTGGGTTTGCTGCTGAGAGTCTTGCTGAAGTTTATTTTGCTAATGGGTGTGATTTGCAGTTGACCGTTGAGATGCTTACTCAGCTTGAGGTATTCTCCTTACCTTTCTGCTTCTCTTCCTATGAAACTCATTATTCCTTGTGAACATATGGTTCAGTGTTGATGCAATTGAATTTTTAAGTTATTGAATGTGTTGATGTCCTTTTTTTTTGCTCCAATCATGTTGTTTTGctactttatgaatgttttgtTCATTCGAGTGATTTGGTTATGTTTGTACTGCAGCTACAAGTGGATAATGGTTTGAATCAGAACATGAGGCCTAAGATTCCTGCTCCTGCTCCGGCTCCTAATCTAACTCCCATGGATTTTCCTGCCCTAAGCCCTGCACAGTTTGGTGGGGATGATATGCAACAAACAGGGAACCATTACCAATCTGCTGGAAAGGAtaatatgtttttcttcaagCCAGATTATGTTTCTGCAGTCAAGAAGTTAGCATCCCAAGTTACTGGCCTGTGGAAATATGAAGGAAACGGTTCAGGAGACTCATCTATTGGCGGCTCAAGCAGAAACTATCATGCTGGGGGTGGGCGTGGGCCTGCGAGGAGTATATATTCTGATAAGCTGTCCTCAAATCGAGCTACTCCTGTCGCCTGGCTGGAGACCGGGGACGCAGTTGGTATATCTCCCCCCTTTTCAACAAAACATTACCACCCTATATATATCTGATTGGATGTAAATTGCAGGGAATCTGTATTCTGACTTGCGTGGGGAAGCACGTGACTATGCTCGTCTTCGGAATGTATACTTCGAACAGGTATAAATACTTTCGaatggcatttttttttctcattt
The nucleotide sequence above comes from Brassica napus cultivar Da-Ae chromosome A9, Da-Ae, whole genome shotgun sequence. Encoded proteins:
- the LOC106368541 gene encoding polyadenylate-binding protein-interacting protein 7, producing the protein MNISKKATTTPSSDPKLKPTTLNPHAAEFVPFTLRSTSATTTTSNLDVTTPRLLASSSSVLDRSESSASRHSDEEARQFWSHQLPDDITPDFKLMTTQDDTSYGSGSLSLAGLSLYDAENFPSPSGGGGGGGGFVFSDQPHGHNLSDKSRYPISSFGEDQSFSPKPWDKQIMSAEKQLLGGNDDRERRNPFGRFMVSENPSIGEMEVNPVEFLASQFPGFAAESLAEVYFANGCDLQLTVEMLTQLELQVDNGLNQNMRPKIPAPAPAPNLTPMDFPALSPAQFGGDDMQQTGNHYQSAGKDNMFFFKPDYVSAVKKLASQVTGLWKYEGNGSGDSSIGGSSRNYHAGGGRGPARSIYSDKLSSNRATPVAWLETGDAVGNLYSDLRGEARDYARLRNVYFEQARQAYLVGNKALAKDLSAKGQMHNMQMKAAHGKAQEAIYRQRNPVGQGINSRGSERMIDLHGLHVSEALQVLKHELSVLRSTARATQERLQVYICVGTGHHTRGSRTLARLPVAVQRYLLEEEGLDFSEPQAGLLRVIIY